The following proteins are co-located in the Siansivirga zeaxanthinifaciens CC-SAMT-1 genome:
- a CDS encoding glycosyltransferase family 4 protein encodes MRFLIISHVPHKLYEKQFFGYAPYVREMNIWLKYVDKLEVVAPLSLKTLEVIDLNYEHKFIKFNRIPALAFLSFKSIFFSLLKLPGIFITIFKAMRQADHIHLRCPGNIGLLGCLVQLCFPSKPKTAKYAGNWDPKAKQPVSYKLQKWILSQPFLTRNMQVLVYGAWPHQSKNIKPFFTATFKDSEKTPVTLRDYTEALQMLFVGSLVAGKRPLYAIQIVEGLIKSGITVRLDLFGDGVLRPELEAYVKENGLEPWVVFHGNQDKDVIKTHYKTAHFLILASQSEGWPKAVAEAMFFGCIPIATSVSCVPYMLGDGTKGILIDTDLQAAITQITAALQDAMGLKQMSELASHWSQQYTLDVFEDAIKKLLE; translated from the coding sequence ATGCGTTTTTTGATTATTTCTCATGTACCTCATAAATTATATGAAAAACAATTTTTCGGTTATGCACCTTATGTTCGTGAGATGAATATTTGGTTGAAATATGTTGACAAATTAGAGGTTGTTGCACCTTTAAGTTTAAAAACACTAGAAGTTATTGACTTAAATTATGAGCATAAATTCATTAAATTTAATCGAATTCCAGCATTAGCATTTTTAAGTTTTAAATCTATTTTTTTTTCATTATTGAAATTACCAGGTATTTTTATAACTATTTTCAAAGCCATGCGCCAAGCCGATCACATCCATTTGCGTTGTCCAGGGAATATAGGGCTGTTGGGGTGTTTGGTGCAACTATGCTTTCCAAGCAAACCTAAAACGGCCAAATATGCTGGTAATTGGGACCCGAAAGCCAAACAACCTGTAAGCTATAAGCTTCAAAAGTGGATTTTAAGTCAGCCATTTTTAACCCGAAACATGCAGGTTTTGGTTTATGGAGCATGGCCGCATCAAAGTAAAAATATCAAACCGTTTTTTACTGCGACATTTAAAGATTCAGAAAAAACACCTGTAACCCTGCGCGATTATACCGAGGCGCTTCAAATGTTATTTGTGGGGAGTTTGGTAGCAGGTAAGCGTCCGCTTTACGCGATTCAAATAGTAGAAGGTTTAATAAAATCAGGAATAACAGTGCGACTGGATTTATTTGGAGATGGTGTTTTAAGACCCGAATTAGAGGCCTATGTGAAAGAAAACGGATTGGAGCCGTGGGTTGTTTTTCACGGAAACCAAGATAAAGATGTTATAAAAACCCATTATAAAACAGCTCATTTTTTAATTTTGGCATCGCAGTCTGAAGGATGGCCAAAAGCCGTAGCCGAGGCTATGTTTTTTGGTTGTATACCCATAGCCACTTCTGTATCTTGCGTGCCTTATATGCTGGGTGATGGTACAAAAGGGATTTTGATTGACACAGATTTACAGGCAGCGATTACTCAAATTACAGCGGCTTTACAAGATGCGATGGGTTTGAAACAGATGTCGGAATTAGCATCACACTGGTCGCAGCAATACACTTTAGATGTTTTTGAAGACGCTATAAAAAAACTATTAGAATAA
- a CDS encoding glycosyltransferase family 2 protein yields MFIIYHNNQKVISVEDYNGNNIKWLNKGNITETLLELAKNTPDALLVWCFIDLKCNLNLEAFDTVYHHKYILASYHPSEVSVLPDFIGYVERSFYLKINKNKTFPTWLMSPLVGAIYGSTLLELSGVLDLRDSFSYHLLSISKIAQTEGLFCYSEPQLLLDSNFKNIVYVGLSHYEGIKFVKQHYKWIWSWYLLFCFIIYESKFPIISFLRVQLYRQKQVLFDLSTSNISSKKSIITERSIDVVIPTIGRRTYLHDVLKDFSKQTLLPKRIIIVEQSVDQNSVSELDYLKNESWPFEIVHHFTHQKGVVNARNLGIASVRSEWVFLGDDDNRFGENLLSDLLDNLERYGVYCGLTVYLQPHENQIYLKTAQTSIFGAGNAILKHDILNQVAFNSKYEFNYGEDTDFGMQIRNSGYDVVYFAEVRVTHLKASIGGYRTLFKQAWDEDAVKPSPSPTIMLLYLNYYTNKQLQGYQFLFFIRKFKSSKTLRFFGLLKLLKLQWERSIYWAKKL; encoded by the coding sequence ATGTTTATAATTTACCATAATAACCAAAAAGTAATTTCTGTTGAAGATTATAATGGAAATAATATTAAATGGTTAAACAAAGGTAATATAACCGAGACACTTTTAGAATTAGCAAAAAACACCCCGGATGCTTTATTAGTTTGGTGTTTTATAGATTTAAAATGTAATTTAAATTTAGAAGCTTTCGATACTGTTTATCATCATAAGTACATTCTGGCTAGTTATCACCCTTCGGAAGTTAGTGTTTTGCCAGATTTTATAGGGTATGTAGAACGGTCTTTTTATTTAAAAATTAATAAAAATAAAACGTTTCCAACCTGGTTAATGAGTCCGTTAGTAGGCGCTATTTATGGAAGTACACTATTAGAATTAAGTGGTGTATTAGACTTAAGAGATTCATTTTCATATCATTTGCTTTCTATTTCAAAAATAGCACAAACAGAAGGTTTATTTTGCTATTCTGAACCACAACTATTATTAGATAGTAATTTTAAAAACATTGTATATGTAGGTTTATCTCATTATGAGGGGATTAAATTTGTAAAACAGCATTATAAATGGATATGGAGTTGGTATTTGCTTTTTTGTTTTATTATTTATGAGTCTAAATTTCCTATAATAAGTTTTTTAAGAGTTCAATTGTATAGACAGAAACAAGTGCTTTTTGATTTGTCAACAAGTAACATCTCGTCAAAAAAATCTATTATTACAGAGCGATCTATTGATGTTGTTATTCCTACAATAGGTAGGAGAACCTATTTACATGATGTATTAAAAGATTTTTCAAAACAAACTTTATTGCCTAAAAGGATCATAATTGTTGAGCAAAGTGTGGATCAAAATTCAGTTTCTGAATTAGATTATTTAAAGAATGAGTCATGGCCATTTGAAATAGTTCATCATTTCACGCATCAGAAAGGTGTTGTAAACGCAAGAAACTTGGGAATTGCATCGGTTAGAAGTGAATGGGTATTTTTAGGTGATGATGATAATAGATTTGGTGAAAACTTACTGTCTGATTTATTGGATAATCTAGAGCGCTATGGGGTTTATTGTGGTTTAACTGTTTATCTCCAGCCCCATGAAAACCAAATTTATTTAAAAACAGCTCAAACCTCTATTTTTGGAGCAGGGAATGCTATATTAAAGCACGATATTTTAAATCAAGTAGCATTTAACTCAAAATATGAGTTTAATTATGGTGAAGATACCGATTTTGGAATGCAAATACGAAATTCAGGTTACGATGTAGTTTATTTTGCAGAGGTAAGAGTAACTCATTTAAAAGCATCCATTGGAGGTTATCGTACTTTATTTAAGCAAGCATGGGATGAAGATGCTGTTAAACCATCGCCATCACCTACTATTATGTTGCTTTATTTAAATTATTATACTAATAAACAATTACAAGGGTATCAATTTTTGTTCTTTATTCGTAAGTTTAAATCCTCAAAGACACTTCGTTTTTTCGGATTACTTAAACTGTTAAAATTACAATGGGAGCGAAGTATATATTGGGCTAAGAAATTATAG
- a CDS encoding glycosyltransferase family 2 protein encodes MSQVFSLIVCTYMRPQALLTLLESVKTQRLYPDEILIIDGSTNDATQNALELHTFKNLQYFKVDADHRGLTKQRNYGILKLSEASEVVCFLDDDTVLEPDYFENLLDTYKLFPDALAVGGYITNEIHWEVSNQASDKNKFYYDGFMRNEPSRFKLRRTFGLEPDAPPGFLPSFSHGRSIGFLPPSGKTYEVEQIMGGVSSYKKSVFTYLKFSSYFEGYGLYEDTDFSLRLAKKGKLYVNTKAQLQHYHDGSGRPNQYQYGKMVVRNGWYVWRVKYSKPNITMRFKWHATVLLLTLIRATNIFTSSKKQEAFTESFGRLAGWLSLLINKPTIE; translated from the coding sequence ATGTCTCAAGTTTTTAGTCTTATTGTGTGTACCTATATGCGCCCACAGGCCTTGCTGACACTTTTGGAGTCGGTTAAAACACAACGTTTGTATCCCGATGAGATTCTTATTATAGACGGGTCTACTAACGATGCGACCCAAAATGCTTTAGAGCTTCACACCTTTAAAAATTTGCAGTATTTTAAAGTGGATGCGGACCATCGAGGCTTAACCAAACAACGTAATTATGGTATATTAAAACTATCGGAAGCCTCAGAGGTGGTTTGTTTTTTAGATGATGATACCGTTCTGGAGCCCGATTATTTTGAAAACTTATTGGATACTTACAAGTTATTTCCCGATGCTCTGGCTGTTGGAGGTTATATTACAAATGAAATTCATTGGGAAGTTTCCAATCAGGCATCTGATAAAAATAAATTTTACTATGATGGCTTTATGCGTAATGAGCCTTCGCGTTTTAAATTAAGACGTACCTTTGGTTTAGAACCTGATGCGCCTCCTGGTTTTTTGCCTAGTTTTTCGCATGGAAGGTCTATCGGTTTTTTACCACCTTCTGGGAAAACGTATGAGGTCGAGCAAATCATGGGAGGTGTTTCTAGTTATAAAAAAAGTGTGTTTACCTATTTAAAGTTTTCGTCGTATTTTGAAGGCTATGGTTTGTATGAAGATACCGATTTTAGTTTGAGGCTTGCTAAAAAGGGAAAGCTGTATGTAAATACCAAAGCGCAATTACAACATTATCATGACGGCTCGGGAAGACCCAACCAATACCAATATGGAAAAATGGTGGTGCGAAATGGCTGGTATGTATGGCGAGTTAAATATTCAAAACCTAATATAACCATGCGTTTTAAATGGCATGCAACCGTTTTATTATTAACACTTATTCGCGCAACCAACATTTTTACAAGCAGTAAAAAGCAAGAAGCTTTTACCGAAAGTTTTGGAAGATTAGCCGGATGGTTATCTTTACTCATTAACAAACCAACAATAGAATAA